The following are from one region of the Phormidium sp. PBR-2020 genome:
- the miaA gene encoding tRNA (adenosine(37)-N6)-dimethylallyltransferase MiaA, whose translation MSGLIVICGATATGKSQLAIAVAQRLGSVILSADSRQVYREFDIGTAKPSLEQQRQVPHYFIDSCDPRETFTMGQYQRQAQRQIAQQHQSCPESPPLLVGGTGLYIKSITRGLRMPAISPQPELRSQLQTLGQWQCYQLLQQVDEPTSQRIHPNDASRTLRALEVYYVSGHPLSEQQGEQPPEYPILHLGLHADPDLLRDRIAQRTQQMVEMGFVEEVNALCDRYGDDLPLLQTLGYAEMGGYRRGEISLEEAIAQTTLHTCQFAKRQRTWFRAYPEIEWLDVKDRHLSERVLTRIQQWRHTWSC comes from the coding sequence GTGAGCGGCCTAATCGTGATTTGTGGAGCGACAGCAACGGGAAAATCGCAGTTGGCGATCGCCGTGGCGCAGCGGTTAGGCTCGGTGATTCTCAGTGCGGACTCGCGCCAGGTGTATCGGGAGTTTGACATCGGTACGGCGAAACCGAGCCTTGAGCAACAGCGGCAGGTTCCTCATTATTTTATTGATAGCTGTGACCCCCGTGAGACCTTTACTATGGGGCAGTATCAACGCCAGGCGCAACGGCAGATTGCCCAGCAGCATCAGAGTTGTCCTGAGTCGCCGCCGCTGTTGGTGGGGGGAACGGGACTTTATATTAAGTCCATCACCCGGGGCTTAAGGATGCCGGCGATTAGCCCTCAGCCTGAGTTGCGATCGCAGCTTCAGACCCTCGGTCAATGGCAATGCTACCAATTGCTGCAACAGGTGGACGAGCCAACCAGTCAACGGATTCACCCCAATGATGCCAGCCGCACCCTGCGGGCTTTGGAGGTTTATTATGTTAGCGGTCATCCCTTGTCGGAACAACAGGGAGAACAGCCGCCCGAGTATCCTATTTTACACCTAGGACTGCACGCTGATCCAGACCTGTTGCGCGATCGCATCGCCCAGCGAACTCAGCAGATGGTGGAGATGGGGTTTGTCGAGGAAGTCAACGCCTTATGCGATCGCTATGGTGATGATTTACCCTTGTTACAGACCTTGGGCTATGCCGAGATGGGAGGCTACCGGCGTGGGGAGATCTCCCTGGAGGAGGCGATCGCCCAAACTACGTTACACACCTGCCAATTTGCCAAGCGTCAGCGAACCTGGTTTCGCGCCTATCCTGAAATTGAATGGTTGGATGTCAAAGACCGTCATTTAAGCGAACGTGTCTTAACACGGATTCAACAATGGAGACATACCTGGTCATGCTAA
- the ribA gene encoding bifunctional 3,4-dihydroxy-2-butanone-4-phosphate synthase RibB/GTP cyclohydrolase II RibA, translating into MESSQANPDRSFEFNSIEEALADLKAGKCVVVVDDENRENEGDVICAADAITGETINFMAVEARGLICLAMTKERLDELDLPLMVTSNTEANQTAFTVSIDASPELGVTTGISAEDRARTIRAAVDLTTQPKDLRRPGHIFPLRAQKGGVLKRAGHTEAGVDLARLAGRYPAGVICEIQNPDGTMARLPELIEYAKVHQLKLISIADLISYRLQNERFIQRETIAALPSEFGNFQVYAYRNQMDNTEHLAIVKGDPTSFGDRPVLVRVHSECLTGDALGSLRCDCRLQLQAALKTIEQRGEGVVLYLRQEGRGIGLINKLKAYSLQDMGLDTVEANERLGFPPDLRNYGVGAQMLNDLGVHKIRLITNNPRKIAGLRGYGIEVVDRVPLLIEANDYNSVYLATKAKKLGHLLLQTYLATVALHLREPSRSADERSQLIKDLQDLAREHHLLLQEETRPVTVALFGPSVLTFHLGFDQANLAQSDWYDNPDHPYVKALVQILDRLSTWEAIASLEFLLSNGQDPMTSLKGKLARRKLAPGEFPSAICANWATQNIYHVEPTSLH; encoded by the coding sequence CTCAAGCCAACCCTGACCGCTCATTTGAGTTCAACAGCATCGAAGAGGCCCTGGCAGACCTCAAAGCTGGCAAGTGCGTTGTTGTCGTCGATGATGAGAATCGAGAAAACGAAGGAGATGTCATCTGTGCTGCCGATGCCATCACCGGTGAAACCATCAACTTCATGGCCGTCGAAGCTCGGGGGCTAATCTGTCTGGCCATGACCAAAGAGCGGTTAGACGAACTGGATCTGCCCCTGATGGTCACCAGCAACACCGAAGCCAATCAAACGGCCTTCACGGTGAGTATTGACGCCTCACCGGAGTTAGGAGTGACCACCGGAATTTCCGCCGAAGATCGCGCCCGTACCATCCGTGCTGCCGTTGATCTCACGACTCAACCCAAAGACTTACGCCGTCCTGGACATATCTTTCCCTTACGGGCCCAGAAAGGAGGGGTGCTCAAGCGAGCCGGCCATACTGAAGCCGGGGTAGACTTAGCTCGCTTAGCCGGCCGCTATCCCGCCGGGGTGATCTGCGAAATCCAGAATCCCGATGGAACCATGGCGCGACTCCCGGAACTCATCGAATATGCCAAAGTCCATCAGCTAAAACTGATCAGTATTGCCGATCTCATCAGCTATCGGCTGCAAAACGAACGCTTTATTCAGCGAGAAACCATCGCCGCTCTCCCGTCGGAGTTTGGCAACTTCCAGGTGTATGCCTATCGCAACCAGATGGACAACACCGAACATCTGGCCATTGTTAAAGGAGACCCCACCTCCTTCGGCGATCGCCCGGTTTTGGTGCGGGTTCATTCCGAATGTCTCACGGGGGATGCCCTGGGGTCCCTGCGTTGTGACTGCCGTCTGCAACTGCAAGCGGCCCTCAAAACCATCGAACAACGGGGCGAAGGGGTAGTACTATATCTGCGCCAAGAAGGACGCGGTATTGGGCTAATTAACAAGCTCAAAGCCTATTCCCTGCAAGACATGGGACTCGACACCGTCGAAGCCAATGAACGCCTCGGTTTTCCCCCAGACCTCCGGAACTACGGGGTGGGGGCACAAATGCTCAATGACCTGGGGGTTCACAAAATCCGGTTGATTACCAATAACCCACGGAAAATTGCTGGATTACGGGGTTACGGCATCGAAGTGGTCGATCGCGTTCCCTTACTGATTGAAGCCAACGACTACAACTCAGTCTACCTCGCCACCAAAGCCAAAAAACTCGGCCACCTGTTGCTGCAAACCTATCTAGCCACGGTGGCCCTGCACCTGCGAGAACCGTCGCGATCAGCAGATGAGCGATCGCAACTCATTAAAGACCTACAAGACCTGGCCCGGGAGCATCACCTACTCTTACAAGAAGAAACTCGCCCCGTGACCGTCGCCCTATTTGGTCCCTCGGTTTTGACCTTCCATTTAGGCTTCGACCAAGCCAACCTCGCTCAGTCAGATTGGTATGACAACCCTGACCATCCCTATGTCAAGGCCTTAGTGCAAATTCTTGATCGCCTCAGCACCTGGGAGGCGATCGCCTCTTTGGAATTTCTCCTGTCTAATGGTCAAGACCCCATGACCAGTCTCAAAGGGAAATTGGCCCGGCGCAAGCTGGCCCCAGGAGAATTTCCCTCCGCCATCTGCGCCAACTGGGCCACCCAGAACATCTATCATGTGGAGCCAACGTCCCTACATTAG
- a CDS encoding tetratricopeptide repeat protein — protein MPLLLLLGLLSPDPLLSQGVEDNNSGVRIERNRELSPRSEADRLLQEGRNQRDDGNYREAIALWQQALELYRQMYDWGAMTQLYTQLGSAYAQLDNLAQAQQMFEAQVSLTRRRDNRRALMAGLNNLGTVLLRRGQLAAAETRFNEALALATDSNVIRVLGLTHSNLGLLEASRGNHRDAIPLYERALQYRIQARDVSGQANTFNHLGDAYWALDDYENAIANYGAALRQVEGRESQFENYLRAVDGLARAHQSVGRYLRAQELLETRLERVRERGDVRQEMRSLEALAQLYLAAGEREEAIRFYSGAIALAEQLEDIRAVSALENALSRLIQR, from the coding sequence ATGCCACTTTTACTGCTGCTGGGGCTTCTGTCCCCCGATCCCTTACTGAGTCAAGGGGTTGAGGACAATAACTCAGGAGTCCGCATTGAACGCAACCGCGAGCTTTCCCCCCGCAGTGAAGCCGATCGCTTACTCCAGGAAGGACGCAATCAACGAGATGACGGCAATTATCGCGAGGCGATCGCCCTCTGGCAACAGGCCTTAGAGTTATACAGGCAGATGTATGACTGGGGAGCGATGACCCAACTCTATACCCAGTTGGGGTCAGCCTATGCTCAGTTAGATAACTTAGCCCAAGCCCAGCAAATGTTCGAGGCCCAGGTCTCTCTGACACGACGGCGAGATAATCGGCGGGCCCTGATGGCGGGGTTAAACAATTTAGGGACGGTGTTATTACGCCGTGGCCAGTTGGCTGCCGCCGAAACTCGTTTTAATGAAGCTTTGGCCCTGGCTACGGACAGCAATGTGATTCGGGTTTTGGGCTTAACTCACAGTAATTTAGGCCTACTCGAAGCCAGTCGCGGCAATCACCGGGATGCCATCCCTCTCTATGAACGGGCCCTGCAATATCGCATTCAAGCCCGAGATGTTTCGGGCCAGGCGAATACCTTTAATCATCTCGGGGATGCTTATTGGGCTTTAGATGACTATGAGAATGCGATCGCCAATTATGGGGCGGCGTTGCGACAGGTGGAAGGACGAGAGTCTCAGTTCGAGAATTACTTACGGGCCGTTGATGGTCTGGCGAGGGCCCACCAGTCGGTTGGACGATATCTGCGGGCCCAGGAACTGCTGGAAACTCGCCTGGAACGAGTCCGAGAACGGGGGGATGTACGGCAAGAGATGAGGAGTTTGGAGGCCCTGGCCCAACTGTATCTAGCAGCCGGAGAGCGAGAGGAGGCGATTCGTTTCTATAGTGGGGCGATCGCCCTCGCTGAACAGCTAGAGGATATCCGCGCTGTCTCCGCCTTGGAAAATGCCTTAAGCCGCCTAATCCAGCGGTGA
- a CDS encoding YccF domain-containing protein — translation MSLIGNVIWLIFGGLLSGLGYIVGGLGLCLTIVGIPFGLQAIKLGFATMTPFGRKIVEDENPNSTLKTIFNVIWILLFGWEIALSHLLHAAILAITIIGLPFAKQHIKLIQLALFPFGRSFQ, via the coding sequence ATGAGCCTTATTGGTAACGTTATCTGGCTAATTTTCGGCGGCTTGCTATCGGGCTTGGGCTATATCGTCGGTGGACTAGGACTCTGTCTGACCATTGTCGGGATTCCTTTCGGACTGCAAGCCATCAAGCTCGGTTTTGCGACCATGACCCCCTTTGGACGCAAAATCGTCGAAGATGAAAACCCCAATAGCACCCTGAAGACTATCTTCAATGTCATCTGGATTCTGCTATTTGGGTGGGAGATTGCCCTCTCGCACCTCCTTCACGCCGCTATCTTGGCCATTACCATCATTGGCTTACCCTTCGCCAAACAACATATTAAGTTGATCCAACTGGCCCTGTTCCCCTTCGGTCGGTCTTTTCAGTAG
- the gyrB gene encoding DNA topoisomerase (ATP-hydrolyzing) subunit B: protein MTSSYSADQIQVLEGLEAVRKRPGMYIGSTGPRGLHHLVYEVVDNAIDEALAGYCTHIEIDIHADGSVSVTDNGRGIPTDVHSKTGRSALETVMTVLHAGGKFGGGGYKVSGGLHGVGVSVVNALSEWVEVTVWREKKVYLQRYERGKPASELTSKPSSEKQRTGTSVRFLPDRDIFVTTGIEFDFNAIGARVRELAYLNAGVRITFTDYRLDLLGKEEPRVETYFYEGGIREYIQYMNRDKEPLHEEIIYVEGERDGVVVEAALQWSVNAYSDSLLGFANNIRTVDGGTHLEGLKSVLTRTMNVTARKRNKIKENQPNLGGENIREGLTGIISVKVPDPEFEGQTKTKLGNPEVRGIVDSLVGEVLTEYLEFRPHVADAILEKAIQAFNAAEAARRARELVRRKSVLESSTLPGKLADCSSKDPSESEIFIVEGDSAGGSAKQGRDRRFQAILPLRGKILNIEKTDDAKIYKNNEVQSLIAALGLGIKGEDFEVSQLRYHRIILMTDADVDGAHIRTLLLTFFYRYQRDMVEQGFVYIACPPLYKVERGRSHHYCYSDRELQRHLNELPSNANYNIQRFKGLGEMMPTQLWDTTMNPESRLLKRVEIEDAVEADRIFTVLMGDKVAPRREFIETEGPKLNLTDLDI, encoded by the coding sequence ATGACTAGTAGCTACAGTGCCGATCAAATCCAAGTTCTCGAAGGGCTGGAGGCGGTTCGCAAGCGGCCGGGGATGTACATCGGCTCCACAGGTCCACGTGGCTTACATCACCTTGTCTATGAGGTGGTCGACAACGCCATCGATGAGGCCCTGGCTGGATACTGTACGCATATCGAAATTGATATCCACGCCGATGGCTCCGTTAGCGTCACCGACAACGGGCGCGGCATTCCCACCGATGTTCACTCCAAAACCGGACGTTCAGCCCTCGAAACGGTCATGACCGTTCTCCACGCCGGGGGGAAATTCGGCGGCGGTGGCTATAAAGTCTCCGGGGGTCTCCATGGGGTCGGTGTATCCGTCGTCAACGCCCTCTCCGAATGGGTAGAAGTCACCGTTTGGCGTGAGAAAAAAGTTTATCTGCAACGCTACGAACGGGGAAAGCCCGCCTCAGAGTTAACCTCGAAACCCAGCTCTGAGAAGCAACGCACCGGCACCTCAGTTCGTTTCCTCCCCGACCGTGATATCTTCGTCACCACCGGCATTGAGTTTGATTTTAATGCCATCGGCGCTCGGGTACGGGAGTTAGCCTATCTCAACGCCGGGGTTCGCATTACCTTTACCGACTATCGCCTCGACTTGTTGGGCAAAGAGGAACCCCGAGTTGAAACCTATTTCTATGAAGGGGGGATTCGCGAATATATCCAATATATGAACCGCGACAAAGAACCCCTCCATGAAGAAATCATCTATGTGGAAGGGGAACGAGACGGCGTCGTGGTCGAAGCCGCCCTGCAATGGTCAGTGAATGCCTACAGTGACTCCCTCCTCGGCTTTGCCAACAACATTCGCACGGTGGATGGGGGGACACACCTAGAAGGTCTCAAATCGGTCCTCACTCGGACCATGAACGTCACCGCCCGCAAACGCAACAAAATCAAGGAGAATCAGCCCAATCTCGGCGGCGAGAATATCCGGGAGGGCCTGACGGGGATTATTTCTGTAAAAGTCCCAGATCCTGAATTTGAGGGACAAACCAAAACCAAGTTAGGCAATCCCGAAGTGCGGGGAATTGTGGATTCTTTGGTGGGAGAAGTGCTGACGGAATATCTAGAGTTTCGTCCCCATGTGGCCGATGCGATTTTAGAGAAAGCCATTCAGGCCTTCAACGCCGCCGAAGCCGCCCGCCGGGCCCGGGAGTTGGTCCGTCGTAAGTCGGTATTGGAATCCTCCACCCTACCGGGGAAACTGGCCGATTGTAGCTCTAAAGACCCCTCAGAGTCGGAAATTTTCATTGTGGAGGGGGATTCCGCTGGAGGAAGTGCTAAACAAGGACGCGATCGCCGTTTCCAAGCCATTTTGCCCCTGCGCGGTAAAATCCTCAACATCGAGAAAACGGACGATGCCAAGATTTATAAGAACAATGAGGTGCAATCTCTAATTGCGGCGTTGGGATTAGGGATTAAAGGGGAAGACTTTGAGGTATCCCAGTTACGCTATCACCGCATTATCCTCATGACTGACGCTGATGTGGATGGGGCCCACATTCGTACGTTGCTCTTAACCTTCTTCTATCGTTATCAGCGGGATATGGTGGAACAGGGCTTTGTCTACATTGCCTGTCCGCCTCTGTATAAGGTGGAACGGGGTCGCAGTCATCACTATTGTTACAGCGATCGCGAACTCCAGCGCCATCTCAACGAACTCCCCAGCAATGCCAATTACAACATCCAACGCTTTAAGGGCTTAGGGGAGATGATGCCTACCCAACTCTGGGATACCACGATGAACCCAGAAAGTCGCTTATTGAAACGAGTGGAAATTGAGGATGCGGTAGAAGCCGATCGCATCTTTACGGTTCTCATGGGGGATAAAGTCGCCCCTCGCCGAGAATTTATCGAAACGGAAGGGCCAAAACTGAATCTCACAGATTTAGATATCTAA
- a CDS encoding sigma-70 family RNA polymerase sigma factor, whose protein sequence is MQIPTFPEAQHPIVKSLFHHSDRELLTLYQRYPQEGKYFTALFCRYSAIVYTLVHHSVTSPVRADYLFVLIWQRIFHEMRSLDLNPSADANEDETGEVTLQNWLIQLTALSIDQAQLPEVEAIQYSLDSAPPPLWCYLQQALDLLDPLLRLMVVMSQTFKWSETRIAAYLQAEGERLTPADVARQLPSGYRELETNLPEDIRAIYLETAENLSESSNAHLSEQMS, encoded by the coding sequence GTGCAAATCCCAACCTTCCCCGAAGCCCAACACCCGATCGTCAAGTCCCTGTTTCACCACAGCGATCGGGAACTCCTGACCCTCTATCAGCGCTATCCACAAGAGGGAAAATATTTTACGGCCCTGTTTTGTCGCTACAGTGCCATTGTCTATACCCTCGTCCACCATTCGGTGACCTCTCCGGTGCGGGCCGATTACCTGTTTGTGCTGATTTGGCAACGGATTTTCCATGAAATGCGATCGCTCGATCTCAATCCTAGCGCCGATGCCAATGAGGATGAGACGGGAGAGGTGACTCTGCAAAATTGGTTAATTCAACTGACGGCCCTCTCGATTGATCAAGCCCAACTGCCGGAGGTTGAGGCCATTCAATACTCCCTCGACAGCGCCCCACCTCCCTTATGGTGCTATCTTCAGCAAGCCTTAGACCTCCTCGACCCCCTGTTACGCCTGATGGTGGTCATGTCCCAGACCTTTAAATGGAGTGAAACCCGCATTGCGGCTTATCTGCAAGCGGAAGGGGAACGACTGACTCCAGCCGATGTGGCGCGGCAGTTACCCTCAGGCTATCGTGAACTAGAAACCAATCTCCCCGAGGACATTCGGGCTATCTATTTGGAAACGGCCGAGAATCTCTCTGAGTCGTCCAATGCTCATTTGTCGGAACAGATGTCGTGA
- a CDS encoding Dethiobiotin synthetase: MDEQTARNFILDQGMALQERRNANAFLILLQQGKSPVPGQMTSLLLALKILYQSLEGASHIDRPLAYALHRLARDSRHHFEEGRRKRVAWSPLLISDLERLDQLVSSILSGQWQG, from the coding sequence ATGGACGAGCAAACAGCCCGTAATTTCATCCTCGATCAAGGAATGGCGTTACAAGAGCGACGCAATGCCAATGCCTTCTTGATTTTATTGCAGCAGGGAAAGTCGCCGGTTCCTGGACAAATGACCTCGCTGTTACTGGCGTTAAAGATTCTCTATCAATCCTTGGAGGGAGCATCACACATTGATCGCCCTCTGGCCTATGCCCTCCACCGCCTGGCTCGGGATAGCCGCCATCATTTTGAGGAGGGCCGCCGTAAGCGGGTGGCTTGGTCCCCCCTCCTCATCTCCGATTTGGAACGCCTCGATCAGTTAGTCTCTAGCATTCTCTCGGGCCAATGGCAGGGATGA
- a CDS encoding glyoxalase-like domain protein translates to MVEIVFSLLIPPSLFAALPLMDTLFSTQGIMVMLLAAYGVAMWMFLTSAPKVHTVMVSDLAIAQQFYEGELRLPAAEVPLHYYYNYDQTLGAAAVDPLYLSADFGPSRPAPEPEGLWYQLKKNAQLHVIAGASLGRQNRQRHVCFDRDCLEEVLLQAQRQGAKYKIRSEKPLNFLLKDLQGNVIEMVEAKA, encoded by the coding sequence ATGGTTGAAATTGTTTTTAGTTTACTGATCCCCCCGAGTTTGTTCGCCGCCCTCCCCTTGATGGATACTCTATTCTCCACCCAGGGCATCATGGTGATGTTGTTGGCGGCTTACGGCGTTGCCATGTGGATGTTCCTCACCAGTGCCCCCAAGGTGCATACGGTGATGGTCTCCGATTTGGCGATCGCCCAACAGTTTTATGAGGGTGAGCTACGCCTGCCTGCCGCCGAAGTGCCCCTACATTACTATTACAACTATGACCAGACCCTGGGGGCGGCGGCGGTTGATCCTCTGTACCTGTCGGCAGATTTTGGCCCCTCCCGACCCGCTCCTGAGCCGGAGGGGTTATGGTATCAACTGAAGAAGAATGCCCAGCTACATGTGATTGCTGGGGCCAGTCTGGGACGACAGAATCGTCAACGTCATGTCTGCTTTGACCGCGACTGTCTCGAAGAAGTGTTACTGCAAGCCCAACGTCAGGGGGCTAAGTATAAAATTCGCAGTGAGAAGCCCCTGAATTTTCTCTTGAAAGACCTTCAGGGGAATGTGATTGAGATGGTCGAGGCTAAGGCCTAA